From Nicotiana tabacum cultivar K326 chromosome 22, ASM71507v2, whole genome shotgun sequence, one genomic window encodes:
- the LOC107760892 gene encoding uncharacterized protein LOC107760892 isoform X3, whose protein sequence is MNNNGLCCIAETVTGGSITFEKTNWQMRRIIKCSLPKILHNRDDSSQSRIKRISQLLSDPQNFHVNHGVLCSTSESFRRAAIYVVDRLEELSLLTLSKMHRNLRDVTGYIPKMQSKRIGWNIENLVNQIRRTSLEILSDYEEGDEPPEPLAKALSVATLMLKPKPDCPSQMVFQKLSPDIEALQNDIAEAIRILDDKKKLSFAELGNLPLVLDSNAKAAKESVRLRVKVRKLLTEYLLECSDLQSIPESLLESLAIINKTSRHASKKTYSKKEVEEEVECVLNISAQIKQIVWDLLAESDVSEDFANAYMENIEETYCEAGDEDEHLSDHPRNCRSDSNVSYSQLESVGEINQSDSKSPITASRDDALSSLLSPKHKLNLKLESMYTDEVDSVHSIWFDNSSSFLESKSFEGAKSMSGKDYHLRSMGQHGGRESCPSMSTRDQNKFSTPFSPNKESDRNDMEQKEAAWHLGCRPPRYTSEECSEEKNVSPRRKNLSRNQYLLIQEASDDTSMLAYSLVGCMLNKFAQLDGLQLSDDDVSYLQGNTSDPNNFEVLKDRGSSCDETTNSLMLHVLEEIIPSFPYSFLEVEDYQASPIVHLKRHILTFAGDPV, encoded by the coding sequence ATGAACAACAACGGGTTATGCTGTATTGCGGAGACAGTAACTGGCGGTTCAATTACTTTTGAGAAAACCAATTGGCAAATGAGAAGGATAATAAAGTGCAGTCTTCCCAAAATTCTCCATAACCGTGATGATTCCAGTCAAAGTCGGATTAAAAGAATTTCTCAACTCCTCAGTGATCCTCAAAACTTCCATGTTAACCATGGGGTTCTTTGTTCTACCTCCGAATCCTTTCGCCGTGCTGCTATTTATGTAGTGGATAGACTTGAGGAGCTGTCTCTTCTAACTTTGAGTAAAATGCATAGAAATCTCAGGGATGTCACTGGATACATCCCTAAGATGCAGTCTAAACGAATAGGGTGGAATATTGAGAATTTAGTTAATCAAATCAGGAGAACATCTTTGGAAATACTATCAGACTATGAAGAAGGGGATGAGCCACCAGAACCCCTGGCCAAGGCTTTGTCCGTGGCAACATTAATGTTAAAGCCAAAACCTGATTGTCCCTCTCAGATGGTGTTCCAAAAACTTTCACCAGATATAGAAGCATTGCAGAATGATATAGCAGAAGCAATCAGGATACtagatgataaaaaaaaattaagttttgCGGAGCTGGGAAATTTGCCTCTTGTACTGGATTCGAATGCTAAAGCTGCCAAAGAAAGTGTTCGTTTGCGTGTGAAAGTGAGGAAACTGTTGACTGAGTATCTTCTCGAATGCAGTGACTTGCAGTCTATACCTGAAAGTTTACTAGAAAGTCTTGCTATAATTAACAAAACATCTAGGCATGCATCTAAGAAAACCTACTCAAAGAAGGAGGTTGAAGAAGAAGTAGAATGTGTGCTGAATATTAGTGCTCAGATAAAACAAATTGTTTGGGATTTACTCGCTGAAAGTGATGTCAGTGAAGACTTTGCTAATGCATACATGGAGAACATAGAGGAAACTTATTGTGAAGCTGGTGATGAAGATGAGCATCTTTCTGATCATCCTCGAAATTGTAGGTCTGATTCTAATGTCTCATACAGCCAATTAGAAAGTGTAGGTGAGATAAACCAAAGTGACTCCAAGTCACCAATCACCGCTAGTCGAGATGATGCTTTATCCTCTCTGCTTTCACCCAAACACAAGTTGAACCTCAAACTTGAGTCAATGTATACCGATGAAGTAGATTCAGTTCATTCCATTTGGTTTGACAATTCCTCGTCATTCTTAGAATCAAAAAGTTTTGAAGGTGCTAAGAGTATGAGTGGCAAAGATTACCATTTAAGAAGCATGGGCCAACATGGAGGAAGGGAATCATGCCCATCTATGTCCACAAGAGATCAGAATAAATTTTCTACACCTTTCTCGCCTAATAAAGAATCAGACAGGAATGATATGGAGCAAAAAGAAGCTGCATGGCATTTAGGATGCAGGCCACCAAGATATACATCGGAAGAGTGTTCAGAAGAAAAAAATGTATCGCCTCGCAGGAAAAACTTGAGTAGAAATCAGTATCTTCTTATTCAGGAAGCTTCTGATGATACTAGTATGCTTGCTTACAGTCTTGTCGGCTGTATGTTGAATAAGTTTGCTCAGTTGGATGGGTTACAGTTATCTGATGATGATGTATCATATCTCCAAGGCAATACTTCAGATCCCAACAATTTTGAAG
- the LOC107760892 gene encoding uncharacterized protein LOC107760892 isoform X1 — translation MLKSIFLGITMVSGPSLRTPRLFHRVVNGLAFIGTRAKKDGKTQTSRTLPESLIREDDLYYENIRISVAKAFGVHKDERTCPDAPAILLFNSAENLRCIYSLLDKMNNNGLCCIAETVTGGSITFEKTNWQMRRIIKCSLPKILHNRDDSSQSRIKRISQLLSDPQNFHVNHGVLCSTSESFRRAAIYVVDRLEELSLLTLSKMHRNLRDVTGYIPKMQSKRIGWNIENLVNQIRRTSLEILSDYEEGDEPPEPLAKALSVATLMLKPKPDCPSQMVFQKLSPDIEALQNDIAEAIRILDDKKKLSFAELGNLPLVLDSNAKAAKESVRLRVKVRKLLTEYLLECSDLQSIPESLLESLAIINKTSRHASKKTYSKKEVEEEVECVLNISAQIKQIVWDLLAESDVSEDFANAYMENIEETYCEAGDEDEHLSDHPRNCRSDSNVSYSQLESVGEINQSDSKSPITASRDDALSSLLSPKHKLNLKLESMYTDEVDSVHSIWFDNSSSFLESKSFEGAKSMSGKDYHLRSMGQHGGRESCPSMSTRDQNKFSTPFSPNKESDRNDMEQKEAAWHLGCRPPRYTSEECSEEKNVSPRRKNLSRNQYLLIQEASDDTSMLAYSLVGCMLNKFAQLDGLQLSDDDVSYLQGNTSDPNNFEVLKDRGSSCDETTNSLMLHVLEEIIPSFPYSFLEVEDYQASPIVHLKRHILTFAGDPV, via the exons ATGCTAAAGTCGATTTTTTTGGGGATAACGATGGTGTCCGGGCCAAGCTTGCGTACACCTCGACTTTTCCACCGG GTGGTTAATGGACTTGCATTTATTGGAACGAGAGCGAAAAAAGATGGAAAGACTCAAACCTCACG GACTTTACCTGAATCATTGATTAGAGAAGATGAT TTATATTATGAGAATATTAGAATTTCTGTTGCTAAGGCATTTGGAGTGCATAAGGATGAAAGGACATGCCCTGATGCTCCAGCCATATTGCTCTTTAATTCAGCTGAGAATTTGAGATGCATATATTCCCTTCTTGATAAGATGAACAACAACGGGTTATGCTGTATTGCGGAGACAGTAACTGGCGGTTCAATTACTTTTGAGAAAACCAATTGGCAAATGAGAAGGATAATAAAGTGCAGTCTTCCCAAAATTCTCCATAACCGTGATGATTCCAGTCAAAGTCGGATTAAAAGAATTTCTCAACTCCTCAGTGATCCTCAAAACTTCCATGTTAACCATGGGGTTCTTTGTTCTACCTCCGAATCCTTTCGCCGTGCTGCTATTTATGTAGTGGATAGACTTGAGGAGCTGTCTCTTCTAACTTTGAGTAAAATGCATAGAAATCTCAGGGATGTCACTGGATACATCCCTAAGATGCAGTCTAAACGAATAGGGTGGAATATTGAGAATTTAGTTAATCAAATCAGGAGAACATCTTTGGAAATACTATCAGACTATGAAGAAGGGGATGAGCCACCAGAACCCCTGGCCAAGGCTTTGTCCGTGGCAACATTAATGTTAAAGCCAAAACCTGATTGTCCCTCTCAGATGGTGTTCCAAAAACTTTCACCAGATATAGAAGCATTGCAGAATGATATAGCAGAAGCAATCAGGATACtagatgataaaaaaaaattaagttttgCGGAGCTGGGAAATTTGCCTCTTGTACTGGATTCGAATGCTAAAGCTGCCAAAGAAAGTGTTCGTTTGCGTGTGAAAGTGAGGAAACTGTTGACTGAGTATCTTCTCGAATGCAGTGACTTGCAGTCTATACCTGAAAGTTTACTAGAAAGTCTTGCTATAATTAACAAAACATCTAGGCATGCATCTAAGAAAACCTACTCAAAGAAGGAGGTTGAAGAAGAAGTAGAATGTGTGCTGAATATTAGTGCTCAGATAAAACAAATTGTTTGGGATTTACTCGCTGAAAGTGATGTCAGTGAAGACTTTGCTAATGCATACATGGAGAACATAGAGGAAACTTATTGTGAAGCTGGTGATGAAGATGAGCATCTTTCTGATCATCCTCGAAATTGTAGGTCTGATTCTAATGTCTCATACAGCCAATTAGAAAGTGTAGGTGAGATAAACCAAAGTGACTCCAAGTCACCAATCACCGCTAGTCGAGATGATGCTTTATCCTCTCTGCTTTCACCCAAACACAAGTTGAACCTCAAACTTGAGTCAATGTATACCGATGAAGTAGATTCAGTTCATTCCATTTGGTTTGACAATTCCTCGTCATTCTTAGAATCAAAAAGTTTTGAAGGTGCTAAGAGTATGAGTGGCAAAGATTACCATTTAAGAAGCATGGGCCAACATGGAGGAAGGGAATCATGCCCATCTATGTCCACAAGAGATCAGAATAAATTTTCTACACCTTTCTCGCCTAATAAAGAATCAGACAGGAATGATATGGAGCAAAAAGAAGCTGCATGGCATTTAGGATGCAGGCCACCAAGATATACATCGGAAGAGTGTTCAGAAGAAAAAAATGTATCGCCTCGCAGGAAAAACTTGAGTAGAAATCAGTATCTTCTTATTCAGGAAGCTTCTGATGATACTAGTATGCTTGCTTACAGTCTTGTCGGCTGTATGTTGAATAAGTTTGCTCAGTTGGATGGGTTACAGTTATCTGATGATGATGTATCATATCTCCAAGGCAATACTTCAGATCCCAACAATTTTGAAG
- the LOC107760892 gene encoding uncharacterized protein LOC107760892 isoform X2 yields the protein MLKSIFLGITMVSGPSLRTPRLFHRVVNGLAFIGTRAKKDGKTQTSRTLPESLIREDDLYYENIRISVAKAFGVHKDERTCPDAPAILLFNSAENLRCIYSLLDKMNNNGLCCIAETVTGGSITFEKTNWQMRRIIKCSLPKILHNRDDSSQSRIKRISQLLSDPQNFHVNHGVLCSTSESFRRAAIYVVDRLEELSLLTLSKMHRNLRDVTGYIPKMQSKRIGWNIENLVNQIRRTSLEILSDYEEGDEPPEPLAKALSVATLMLKPKPDCPSQMVFQKLSPDIEALQNDIAEAIRILDDKKKLSFAELGNLPLVLDSNAKAAKESVRLRVKVRKLLTEYLLECSDLQSIPESLLESLAIINKTSRHASKKTYSKKEVEEEVECVLNISAQIKQIVWDLLAESDVSEDFANAYMENIEETYCEAGDEDEHLSDHPRNCRSDSNVSYSQLESVGEINQSDSKSPITASRDDALSSLLSPKHKLNLKLESMYTDEVDSVHSIWFDNSSSFLESKSFEGAKSMSGKDYHLRSMGQHGGRESCPSMSTRDQNKFSTPFSPNKESDRNDMEQKEAAWHLGCRPPRYTSEECSEEKNVSPRRKNLSRNQYLLIQEASDDTSMLAYSLVGCMLNKFAQLDGLQLSDDDVSYLQGNTSDPNNFEVLKDRGSSCDETTNSLMLHVLEEIIPSFPYSGKEHLKELLGVR from the exons ATGCTAAAGTCGATTTTTTTGGGGATAACGATGGTGTCCGGGCCAAGCTTGCGTACACCTCGACTTTTCCACCGG GTGGTTAATGGACTTGCATTTATTGGAACGAGAGCGAAAAAAGATGGAAAGACTCAAACCTCACG GACTTTACCTGAATCATTGATTAGAGAAGATGAT TTATATTATGAGAATATTAGAATTTCTGTTGCTAAGGCATTTGGAGTGCATAAGGATGAAAGGACATGCCCTGATGCTCCAGCCATATTGCTCTTTAATTCAGCTGAGAATTTGAGATGCATATATTCCCTTCTTGATAAGATGAACAACAACGGGTTATGCTGTATTGCGGAGACAGTAACTGGCGGTTCAATTACTTTTGAGAAAACCAATTGGCAAATGAGAAGGATAATAAAGTGCAGTCTTCCCAAAATTCTCCATAACCGTGATGATTCCAGTCAAAGTCGGATTAAAAGAATTTCTCAACTCCTCAGTGATCCTCAAAACTTCCATGTTAACCATGGGGTTCTTTGTTCTACCTCCGAATCCTTTCGCCGTGCTGCTATTTATGTAGTGGATAGACTTGAGGAGCTGTCTCTTCTAACTTTGAGTAAAATGCATAGAAATCTCAGGGATGTCACTGGATACATCCCTAAGATGCAGTCTAAACGAATAGGGTGGAATATTGAGAATTTAGTTAATCAAATCAGGAGAACATCTTTGGAAATACTATCAGACTATGAAGAAGGGGATGAGCCACCAGAACCCCTGGCCAAGGCTTTGTCCGTGGCAACATTAATGTTAAAGCCAAAACCTGATTGTCCCTCTCAGATGGTGTTCCAAAAACTTTCACCAGATATAGAAGCATTGCAGAATGATATAGCAGAAGCAATCAGGATACtagatgataaaaaaaaattaagttttgCGGAGCTGGGAAATTTGCCTCTTGTACTGGATTCGAATGCTAAAGCTGCCAAAGAAAGTGTTCGTTTGCGTGTGAAAGTGAGGAAACTGTTGACTGAGTATCTTCTCGAATGCAGTGACTTGCAGTCTATACCTGAAAGTTTACTAGAAAGTCTTGCTATAATTAACAAAACATCTAGGCATGCATCTAAGAAAACCTACTCAAAGAAGGAGGTTGAAGAAGAAGTAGAATGTGTGCTGAATATTAGTGCTCAGATAAAACAAATTGTTTGGGATTTACTCGCTGAAAGTGATGTCAGTGAAGACTTTGCTAATGCATACATGGAGAACATAGAGGAAACTTATTGTGAAGCTGGTGATGAAGATGAGCATCTTTCTGATCATCCTCGAAATTGTAGGTCTGATTCTAATGTCTCATACAGCCAATTAGAAAGTGTAGGTGAGATAAACCAAAGTGACTCCAAGTCACCAATCACCGCTAGTCGAGATGATGCTTTATCCTCTCTGCTTTCACCCAAACACAAGTTGAACCTCAAACTTGAGTCAATGTATACCGATGAAGTAGATTCAGTTCATTCCATTTGGTTTGACAATTCCTCGTCATTCTTAGAATCAAAAAGTTTTGAAGGTGCTAAGAGTATGAGTGGCAAAGATTACCATTTAAGAAGCATGGGCCAACATGGAGGAAGGGAATCATGCCCATCTATGTCCACAAGAGATCAGAATAAATTTTCTACACCTTTCTCGCCTAATAAAGAATCAGACAGGAATGATATGGAGCAAAAAGAAGCTGCATGGCATTTAGGATGCAGGCCACCAAGATATACATCGGAAGAGTGTTCAGAAGAAAAAAATGTATCGCCTCGCAGGAAAAACTTGAGTAGAAATCAGTATCTTCTTATTCAGGAAGCTTCTGATGATACTAGTATGCTTGCTTACAGTCTTGTCGGCTGTATGTTGAATAAGTTTGCTCAGTTGGATGGGTTACAGTTATCTGATGATGATGTATCATATCTCCAAGGCAATACTTCAGATCCCAACAATTTTGAAG